The Microbacterium sp. W4I20 genome segment CCTGCGGGACGAAGGAGATCTGCGCCCGCCAGGCGTTCAACACCTCGCTCAGTGGCACATCGTCGACGGAGATGGTGCCGTGCGTGGGCTCCACCAGACCCAGGAGCAGATCGATCATGGTCGATTTCCCGGCTCCGGATGCTCCGACGAAAGCCACCTGTGACCCGAAGGGGATCTCGATGTCCACACCTCGAACCGCATCCGCGGCGTCCGGCGAATAACGGAAGCCGACGTCCTTCAGCCGGAGCGCTGTGGGTTCCTCGGGCAGGCGCGCGACGTCGCCGATGTTCGCGATCTCCATGTAGCGGTCCGAACGCTGCACCTCTTCCAGGACGGCCTTCGCGTGCGGTGCACTGATGTTCAGCTGCTGGAGAACGCCCTGGAAGCGCACCAGCGACGGTGCGAGACGGAATCCCGCGAGACCGAACAGAGCGATCGAGGCCATCGCCCCATCGACAGATCCCTCGGTGAGGTACCCGGTGGCGCCGACGATCACGATTCCGCCGATCAGGGCGACGTCGAGGACATACCTCGGGATCTGTCCCAGGAACTGCGAATTCGATCGTGCTCGCGTCGCGTGCGACCGGTTCTCCCGCACGACGCCGGCGACCTCTGCTGCGCTGCCACGCAACGTGACCTCTTTCAGCGCACCGATCATCTCGGTGATGAGCCGCGACGACCGCAACGAGTACCGCAGCGCCACGAGGCCGGCCTCTTTCGACCGGCGCGAGATCTGGAACTGCAGGAGGAGCGCGATCGCTCCCAGATAGACCAGGGTGACGAGACCCACGAATGGCTGAGCGATCGCCAGGACGAGGATCAGGGAGAAGAAGCTGAAGAACTCCCCGATGAGAGACGCTCCGGGGAGCAGGAACCCGGAGATCGTCGTGCTCACACTCGAATCGCTGATGCGAACGAGGTCGGATGAGTTCCTCCGCAGCCTCTCCACCCAGGGGGCGCGGATGTACCCGTCGAAGACGCGGACCCCGAGCTCCAACTCGTAGGAGGCGAAGCGTCGAGTGGCGAACCACTGGAGCGTGAGAGCGAAGACGCCCTTCAAGACGATGAGGACGCACACGAGACCCAGCGGTATCAGCACCAGGGGGCCCTCGATCGTCCCGAAGACCGGCAATGTGACCGGTGTACGGCTGATCAGCGGCGAGATCACGACGGCGAGCATTCCGAGGGCGAGACCATCCATCAGCGCGAGCACACCCATCACCGATGCGTAGAACGTCAGGAAGCGAGCCGCGCTTCGCGGCAGAACACCCAGCACGCGCTTGTAGAGCGCCCAGTTCGCCTTCATCGTCCGGTTCCTTCGGTGCCGATCGACGCGAGGAACGCTCTTCCCTCGGACTCCGCGTTCAGTTCTGCGGCTGCCTTCGCGGCGTTGGCCTTCATCCGGGTGAGCTGGTCGACGTCGATGGCGACAAGAGTGTCACGCAGCGACTCCCATGTGAACTCGGGCACGACGACGCCGTGTCCGTACTCTCGCACGATCGGAGCCATGGTCGGAGTCTCCCCCACGACGAGCGCGAGTCGACCCTGTGCGGCTTCGAAGAACTTGTTCGGCATGGCGTATTGGATGTTGTAGGTCCCGTTCGGACGGTAGAAGACGATCTCGAGGTCGTACTGGTTGATGCGCTCGGCGATCTCTCGCATCGGCGCAGGAGGAACGATGTGGATCCGGTCCTTCGCCGGATGGGACGCGATCTCGGCGCGAAGCTTGGCATGCACCGCAGGGTTCTCCGTGAGCATGAAGGTCATCGAGAATCGGTCGGGGAGCTCGCGCAGCGCGGCGAGGATCTCGGTGAAGCCGCGGGCCCAGCTCGGCAAGCCATGGAAGAGCATCTTGAAATCGGCCGGATCGACCGGGCGGGGCTCGAGTCCGGGCACGAACGGGGGCGCGTTACGCACCTCGTCAGGGACCCGGATGCCGAACTCCTCCGCGTAGAGACGACCTATCGGTGTGTTGACGACGGAACGGCTCGTGAACCCCGAGGACCCGAGATGCCGCCGAACCCAGCGATAGTGCGGCCCGGTGACTCGCCCGCCGAAGTTGCGACGTCGCACGTCCGGGTCGCGGTACTCGTGGAGATCGAGGTGGCGTCCGCCGCGCCGGGCGGCGGGCGTGAAATCGCGCGGATCTTCCACCCACGGGGCGAACTCGTATTCGTTGAACACGACCAGATCGTAGGCGCCTGCCCGGACGCGGTCACGGAGCGGGCGCGGAATCCTGTTGGTGACGAGCAGGCGGAAGCGCGATCGCGCCGGCATAAGGAAATGCGTCACAAGGGTGCCGACACGGCCCGCCGTCCATCGTACGGGCGCCGAGAGCGCGAAATGGTCGCGCACCTGCGCCGAGGGATGCCCGCCGAGACCGAGCGTATCCACCGTCCAGCCATCGCCCGCGAGCCAGTCGATCTCGCGTCGCACCCGCGGGTCCGAGGCGATGCTCGAGTAGGACAGCACGAGAGCGGTGCGGCCGTTCCGCGACATGAGCGCATCGGAATTCATGACTTCACCGGCTCCACGACGCGCTGACAGGTCACAGGGTGACCGAATTGCCGACCAGAGCCGATTCCAGTGCAGCCTCGACGACGACGAGAGTCCGCTGGCCCTGTTCCATGGTGACGACGTCTGTTTCCTGCCCGAGCACAGCATCGCGGAAGGCCTCATGCTCGACGCGCAGCGGCTCGCGCTTGGCGAACGCGTAGCGCGTGACGTCTCCCTCGGAGACCCCGCGGAACGACGACACGGATTCCCACTCCAGGGGGATCGTGCCGTTTGCATAGAACGTGAGGTCGCCGGTGGAGGTGTCGGCGACGAACGCGCCCTTCTCCCCCGTGACGACGGTGACCCTCTCTTTCATCGGGCTGAGCCAGTTCACGATGTTGTTCACGATGACGCCGGACTCCGTGCGTCCTGTGATGGTGATCATGTCCTCGTGCTCCCGGCCGCTCTTGAATGCGGTCTGCGCGAACACGCGCTCGTAATCGCTCTGCACGACCCAGGCGGTGAGGTCGACGTCGTGCGACGCCAGATCCTTCGCGACGCCGACGTCGGCGATGCGCGACGGGAAGGGTCCCTGACGACGTGTCACGACCTGGTACACAGCGCCGAGCTCGTCGGCCTCGATCCGGCGGCGCAGCTCCTGCACCGCGGGGTTGAAGCGTTCGATATGCCCGACCGCGCCCACGAGCCCTGCCGCGGCGAAGGCGTCGACCATGCGCTGGCCCGCTTCGACGGTGTGCGCGATGGGCTTCTCGACGAGGGTATGCACGCCCGCGGCCGCGAGCTTCAGCGCCGCATCCTCATGGAACCGCGTCGGCACCGCGACGACGGCGATGTCGATGCCCGCGCCGATCAGGGCATCGATGTCGGGAAGGATCCGCAAGTCACCGGCGACACCGTGCGGGTCTCCACCGGGATCGGCGATCGCGACGAGGTCGACGCCGGAGATCTCTCGCAGCACCCGTGCGTGATGGCGTCCCATCATCCCGACGCCGAGGAGCCCGGCCCGCAACGTCATCAGGCGCCTGCCTTGGCGACGGCGTTGACGGCAGCGACGATGCGCTCGAGGTCGTCCTGGCTGAGTGAGGGATGCACCGGCAGCGAGGCGACCTCGCGAGCGGCCCGCTCGGTCTCCGGGAGATCGAGGCCCGGCGCGAAGTGAGTCAGCGAAGGGAGACGGTGGTTCGGAATCGGGTAGTACACGCCGGCGCCGACGTTGTAC includes the following:
- a CDS encoding Gfo/Idh/MocA family protein — its product is MMTLRAGLLGVGMMGRHHARVLREISGVDLVAIADPGGDPHGVAGDLRILPDIDALIGAGIDIAVVAVPTRFHEDAALKLAAAGVHTLVEKPIAHTVEAGQRMVDAFAAAGLVGAVGHIERFNPAVQELRRRIEADELGAVYQVVTRRQGPFPSRIADVGVAKDLASHDVDLTAWVVQSDYERVFAQTAFKSGREHEDMITITGRTESGVIVNNIVNWLSPMKERVTVVTGEKGAFVADTSTGDLTFYANGTIPLEWESVSSFRGVSEGDVTRYAFAKREPLRVEHEAFRDAVLGQETDVVTMEQGQRTLVVVEAALESALVGNSVTL
- a CDS encoding ABC transporter ATP-binding protein, coding for MKANWALYKRVLGVLPRSAARFLTFYASVMGVLALMDGLALGMLAVVISPLISRTPVTLPVFGTIEGPLVLIPLGLVCVLIVLKGVFALTLQWFATRRFASYELELGVRVFDGYIRAPWVERLRRNSSDLVRISDSSVSTTISGFLLPGASLIGEFFSFFSLILVLAIAQPFVGLVTLVYLGAIALLLQFQISRRSKEAGLVALRYSLRSSRLITEMIGALKEVTLRGSAAEVAGVVRENRSHATRARSNSQFLGQIPRYVLDVALIGGIVIVGATGYLTEGSVDGAMASIALFGLAGFRLAPSLVRFQGVLQQLNISAPHAKAVLEEVQRSDRYMEIANIGDVARLPEEPTALRLKDVGFRYSPDAADAVRGVDIEIPFGSQVAFVGASGAGKSTMIDLLLGLVEPTHGTISVDDVPLSEVLNAWRAQISFVPQDVSLFDATVAQNVALSWRTDFDRGRVREALSRAQILPLIESREGGVDGRIGERGLALSGGQRQRLGIARALYTDPLVLVMDEATSALDTATEAAVTSAIEELRGSVTTITVAHRLSTIRNADIIFFMRDGEVAAAGTFSEVVAAEPEFALQAALAGLIDPDGRKDESVF